In Xiphophorus hellerii strain 12219 chromosome 8, Xiphophorus_hellerii-4.1, whole genome shotgun sequence, the genomic window atgtatttttatgttttactaaGCAGATAtttgtttctgtctgctttAGATGCTCTCAGCAGATATTGTTTTGCTACTCTTTGCTGGGCTGAAAATTGAAATGGAGTCTGTGTATAGAGGTTTGAGTGACCTACCTTGCATCAATTGTTACTATATAAAACTCAATTCTGAGagctgaaaataatatttttcatctCCCCACTCTGATCATGAAACTAGAGATGCttttgaaaatcatgttttctcttttataaaCAGCTACTTTATATTACCCCAGATTTTCGAACAGAACTGTGTAACCCTCTTCTAGTAGAAAATGGTTGGTGAAAAACAATACATCATAAATTAGagtgcaaaacatttaaagtcgGCACTCATTTCAGAGTAGTACAAGCAGTAAGACAACATCCAGTCTTGAATttgagaaatgttatttttaaatgtttactcTTTTTAAAATAGATGCCAACCACATGTTTAAAAATAGCTTGCACCAGGGTGTGTTTTACCACTCTATTGCATCACCACTTATTTTAACTACATTCTCGGTTTAGAATTGAATAGCTAAGGAAAACTGTTCCATTTTAGATGTAATATTAGTATTAGTATATATTagtatatatacacataacctgcatcttaactcaagtcgagcaaatctcaatctcgttgtaatcttatcttatcttatcttatcttatcttatcttatcttatcttatctagtagtatttcttaatttttgggATGTATCTCTAAAACAATTTTCACTGAATcctttatatttattcattgggGGAACAAGTCTTGACTGGACTTAGACCAGATTACAGAAAAAGTTCCAGTCACAAGCTGAATTGCACTTATTATGGATACGAAAGTCATTGATTTgggtatttttatatttgtagttttagtGCGTAGTTTCCACtgcacaaaaagtaaaatttagatgcacaagtttgaatttatattggactttcttctttttcacacagaataaaaatcacagactccaaaaatatgtttacaccACCTCTAATATTTGGCTAAATGTCTTTCTGCCATTTGACTACATGCTTCTTGTAGCGATTAACCAGATTTTAGTGTAACCCTGTTTGAATCTTTGATTACTGTTTTTTTGGCAGAGTTGATGCAGTTCATTTAAATCGGTTTGTGTCCTGGCACTGAAGCATAAACCACATATTTTCTtgagggttgaggtcagagctTTAGGAATGTCTTTCCAGAAGCTCAGTGTTAGTCAACTTTATCTATTTGGGAAGATTTTTCTGTTGCAACACCAACAATTTTCAATGACTTGATCTAAACTGTCACATATGGACATGCCAAATACCTTAATGAGAAAGTTTTCATACGAGACAAAGACTGAAAACCTTTGTTTGAATTAAAGCTCGACTTCCAAACCCTAactttggggggaaaaaaagaactatAACACATTAGAAAgacttaaaatgtaataaattttcagaaaacataGAATTGGATAGAATTTGCATATAACTAATAATAAGCattgaaaaaatactttaagatGCGTTGAAAAATTTTTacattcttaaaaatatttttatttaagtaactCAATTTACTAAGTGGAACACATAAAGATTAATTACATGCAGACTGaggctttatttttgttaattttgtatatttttaactgGTAGCTGATGCAGACATGCCATTTAGGATTTAGAATGTTACATCaggtcaataaaaaaacattttaatccaaaaatatgggcttaatgaaaagtatgtgcACTGCTCTGTTTTCATATGGTgctttttaatttcacataaaaccTAATAGGAATCAGTATGTGCTTACAAGcccaaatattcaaaatgttacTGTTTGAGTATACTATGATCAAACCAGAAGGCTACATATGCTATAAAGTTCATTTTGTGTATACGATCTTAATCTGGAACGTCTTAAACTAAAAAACAGTATCCCAATAACATAAAATTGCCTGGCTGCACAAAACTCATAAACAGAAGCCCCCTGGAGTTCCAGCAGACACCCCAAGGCATAATTCacaaagtaaaagtgaaaaccaaaataaattgtCAAACTAAACCAAGATGCACATGAAGAACTCAGAAGGCATTAATCTTTATTTTGCAAGTTCATGGGAGGAAAAAAAcgagtggggaaaaaaaaacacatcccCAGGGGATTGTTAGGTTTTCTATACTTCCATTTAATTAGGCAGGGATTGACTAATAATAGGCTGTCTTAACCATtgcatttacttatttttaaatgcagaaaataagGCAGTTTCTATTGCCAAACAATAAATAATCCTGGGAGCTTGGATCATAACAATTATGACAGAAAATGACTGTTTTGGGATCTGTAACCAAAATAGAATACTGTAGAAGTCCAGGGATTAGCAAATCCACAACTGCCTGAGCTAGTCCATGGTTTCACTCCAATAAATTCCTAGTTACAAAGCAGTGTCATATAATAACCTCTCATCTTTTTGCAAATATGTTTGCAGGTAAAAGCTCAAGGAAGTTCATTTTGAGGGAAAGCATTACCAAACTTTGGACGTTTGAaagaaggttttgtttttgtttgtgtagtGATCgctaattaaaatattagttgCCATGTAATCATGTAAAAGCAACCAGACCAAAACACACAGTGATGAAGATTATTAGCTTAGCATTATTATTGCTTGTGTGGACTTGGAAGTTTAAATTTGGTAGCATGATTATAGGCTATTTACTACTGCAGTTATAGGGTCTAAGATTAAAGCTGACCATACAGGCTTTAGCTACTTTATATCAAAGCAGCCCTGATGATGCTGCAACTAGCCTTTATAGCTCTAGAGATGAAGgccttttcatgttttattagaCTGCACtttggttttgcttttaaaaaaagcatttacaCCCTTTTGTTATTTGATACTCCTGTTTTTGAATAAGTCCACTCTGAATTATTGTTGCAAAAATAGAAGCATAGAATCTGGAGTTCGACAGAATTAATGAAGGAAGGGAAAGAGTGATGAGGAAAGGCCTGCACCACAGTGTCTGTAGCTTTAAATCTTTCCCTTTTCTCTTGTCAGCAGGAACTCCGAGCCCTCTGGTGGCCACCACCTTCTCTACATCACAAAGTAAGTAACAGtgccaaaaattaaaatattgtactATTTTTCTGGACTCCAACTttccaattcttttttttttggatttgtttgtttAAGTTAAGATgtaaatgctgtttgttctgttattttttgctttcataGAGTCAATTACTAAAGACTAAAATAGCCCACAATACTAACAGAATAAGGAGGGGCTTCTATATTGGATGTGATTTTATCTTGAATCACAGTAACCTGCAAACACCCTAAAAGGTTATATGATAATAGAAGTGAATTTGATCAATCCATGACAGGTCAAGGAAAATATTAGCCAGGTTTGCAAATgcacagtatttttattattctgatgaCAAAGAGTCAACAGTCTTTTGGGCGTTGTGATCTTTTTAGAGCCCTACACTTGTGGTGCTTGTGGCATCCAGTTCCAGTTCTACAACAACCTCCTGGAGCACATGCAGTCGCACGCTGGTGAGTTTACGAATACAGATAAGCCTTGAGCTTAGCACCGAGACAAATGAATAATGTGCACAAGTCCTCATTGGCAACAAGGTTTGAGGtgtagttttttaaagttgtgcTCAATATTAATGCAGAGTTTTAAGAAAGAGATTGTTATAAGGGTTGTTGCAGATCTGGATCTGAAGCTGCTGTGGTCTTTGTcttgttgaaaaatattttgagaatcaTACACTTAATAAGGTGCTTGTCTTTTGTTTGGCTGTGGGACATTTTCCGGTTTTTACCCTTACTTATACCCAGACAGTCCATTTCGTTCCAACATATTTCTGCTTTGTGCCAGTAAAGAAATCGTTTTGTGCCCATACACATAAAATTTATGTTTGTAGTTAAGTGGTTTTAATGAATTTTACTTGTGTAAACAGTTGAGTTTCATCTTGTAAAGCAGATGACACTTAGCACTGTGACTGTGATCACTCATTCAAAAGTTTAAAGATGTACACCACTGATTGGAAAGATGATTCATTTACTAATGAATCAGGGTTGTCTAGAGCATAATTTTTAGGTTTCTTTTCCTATTTTTTATCCCTAAATTTTTGTAcctttgttttacagtttcacAACTGGCTTCCCAAGATGTGATCTATTGATAGACGTTTTTTCTGCcatctgtttattttcagctgATAATGAGAACCACACCAAAGGGGACTCTCCCAAAACCTCTTCAGCTTCGGGTCCTCAAGAGCAGCTGTGGAGAGGGTCCCAGGCTCAGGCCCATCCCTCAGTGAAAATACAAATCCAGCCTCAAAGTATCTCTCAGAGGAACCATACACTCAGTCGTAAGTACTGCTAGCTCATTAAGTCTAAGGGTGTAGACACACAACATGTAAATGAACCCTCCCTCTTTCATCTTTCTTTTGATATCTACAGCTATACTATTATATTGGTATTATGGATATCCTGATTAAGATTTTTATCAATGCCAACCCTAGTGATTTTAAATTAAGTGCCagcaggtttctgcagcagagaTGCTGCAGAACAGCACTTTCCCCATGTTGGAAAGTGCTGTTCCAACATGGGATTATCTAGGTTACAAAAGcttctttaatgttttgataTAATATCACCTAAAGCAGATGCACTGGTCCAGGTCTATTTCTATGTTAAAGAAAAGTAGACAGAGTTGATTGTAGCAGTAGctcttttgtaatttaacttaGATTGTTAACCCACACTAGCTAAATAAACAATGCATTGACTATCGCCTATAATGCAGTTTTTGTACCACCAAagaagtttgtgattttttatttttttttcaaaactggcCGTGGAAAACACGGTTCACCCTGTAACACTATGGGTGCAACTGGCATCAAATCACAGAGAATATGTCAACAATATATGTTTTTGAGAGCTCTTTAGTAAGAAACTCAGATCCAGCATTCAAGGTTGGATTGGGACATTCCTATTTGTATAGTATATTGGtaatgttaaatgtaaaatttagaACCCTTTTCAAAAAACTTCCTgacttttttatgttattttcaggaaattaatatttttccagCATGTCAAATATTGGAATCAATCCATCAAATAATAATACTGATTAtctctggggttttttttttctttttccctggTAATCCATCTGACTCAACTGGCAGAGAACAATGGGCTACCTGAGAAGGAGAGACAGCAGGTGGCTGAGCGCCTATTACGGGTAATGTGCTCTGATCTGAACATGCTCAATGTGCTAAACAGCAAAGACTTCCTGAAGCTGGCACAGACCCTTGTGGACACAGGGGCTCGTCACGGTGCCTACTCCACCCGCGATGCTCTTGGCAACATGAGTGCCTTGGCACTGCGCCAGCTCCCCCGTATGTACAACCAAGTGAAAGTCAAAGTCACGTGTGCCCTGGGCTCCAATGCTTCACTGGGCATCGCAGTGACCTGCCACTCCCAGACCTCTGGCCCAGATGCCTGCTACGTGCTCACAGCCTATCAGGTGGAGGGATCCCGCCTCAAACGTTACGTCCTCGGTGTAAGGGAGGCGGAGCTGAGGGAGGGGCCCGAGCAGATTCACCACTGGGTGCAGAACGTGCTGTCTGAGTTTGTCATGTCAGACATTCGAACCGTTTATGTCTCCGAGCCTCGACTGTGGGCAGCCGGATTCGCAGGATCGCCACTGGGAAGCGGCGGGCGGGGCAGAATATGTTTGCGGTGTGCAGGGTGTTCGCTCGGCGCCGTCGTTCAGGCAGTTCTTGGGAAACGCAGCCTCCAGGCTCGAGGGCTTCACGAGTTAGCCGAGCTTCTCTCAACCTGCAGAGATATTGCCTCGTCTTCCACGCTGGCCCTTCGTGAGGAACAGTGCTTCAACTCATCCACAAGCACAACTGAGGAAAGTACACAAGGCTCCCCTGCACAATGCCCCACACCTCCATGCTGGGAGCGCATGGCAGAGGCCCTCCTGCAGGTCCATGCACACTTTGAACACATCTGTGAGGCTTACGGCCGCAGTAAGTCCACCGCGCCACTTCTTCAAGGACTTAACAAACATCTGCTAAGCACCCTGGCTTGTCTCCTGGCACCTCTTCGCTTGGCAGCTCTGGAGCTGAGCAGCCAGAGGAGACCAACCCTACAGCAAGTACTGCCTGTCTATTTGCGCTTGGAGAAGTTCTTCACATCTAAAGCTGGGGAGGCTGGAACCGGCACCGCTAGCAAACTCTGCCACTATTTTCTTGAAGCCCTCAAGGAAAACTTTAAGGTACCAAATTGATAATActtcctttttgtttcctgaactgtattttctcctaaaaaatgttattgaaaaatttaataaaagattACAGCTGTCAGACTCTAAGCTTGATAATAAGGAAAAAATTGATTCATCTCATTGAACTAGTGTTTCTGATATACAGAaccttgcaaaattatttattctagTGGTGATGGCATCATattgtggggatgcttttcttagGATAAACCTTAAAGATAATAAATTGTTCAATCCAAACAGAGACTGTGGTCAGTAAAATTACCGGTACCCTAAACGTACAAGCAGAGCTtcaatggaatggtttagatcaatgCATGTTCACATGTTAAAATGATCCTATCATAGTCCAGATCTACATGCATTTGGGATTCACTTGCATGATTTAAGAATTGCTTTTCACAGTTGATCTCTGCTAAAACTCACTGAACTTGAGCTATTTTTCAAATAAGGACAAGCACAattgcaaaaacaagaaaaatctaTTGAAGATTGAAGCACAAGCTGGTAGAGACTTACCTTAAATAACTGTATAGCAAAAAGTGGTTACATGAAAGAGActataaatatatgaaaataaatgcatttgtattcattttttttcttttttggaaacattttaaatgaatatgtaCCGTGTCAACTTTGTTAGTCTGTAAAATAACCCAGTAAAACACTCTGAATATTTGTTCAGAACGCTGTATAATTGGTAATGAATAATTCTGTTTGGTGTTCATTCAAATAATCAGTGATATTTCTCTGTCTACAGGTTGAAAGAGCCCACCAGGTAGCCATGGTCCTGGACCCACAGCTCAAGCTGCGTTCAGTTCCAGCCTACCAGCACGAGGACATCATTTCCCGTGCCTGCGAAATGGCTGCTGAAACCAGGGATGGAAATCTGAGTGGTGGAGGTGGTTCTAGTGGAGAAGAGAGGGATGGAGACGGGCCCCCCACCCCGAAAATAAGCCGTGTAGAAGGCGCTGGAAACAACGGCGGACCCTCAAGAGGTTCCTCTCTGGTTTCTGGGAACGACGAAGGTCCGGGACAAGTTAGACAAGAGATTTTTCAGTACCTGGCCGAACCTCTTGTCCAAGGTACGCCTGACCTCTTTCAGTACTGGAGCTCGACAGTGAGCGAGAAGTTCCCCAGGCTCGCTCGCTTGGCGCTGTGGCTTCTCGCCGTGCCTGCAGTGGGCATACGCAGtgagtgtgtgactgtgtgtgaaCAAAGTCTGGCAATGAAGAGGAGGCAGCAGGTCACTGCTGAGGAGATGAATAAACTCATTTTCCTTCGTTCTAATATGGGTTAGAAAAACAATCCAACAGTCCCTAATCAACCAAACGATCATCCAACCAATGACTGAAGATGCATATTTATGTACTGTAGGTTTAGACGAACTGTAAACATCAGTGTGTAAGAAAACTAAAGACTCCTCAAGGCAgaataatacagaaaaaacacacactgcaaAGACTGTACACACATATAAAATTAAATggctttttatatattttgtgagGACTGGGCTGATGTAAAGTACAGAGCAAAGAACAGGAATGGATTGGTATCTGACAAGACGAGACAGTCCTGTTTGTTGCGCTGCCCTTGGTTTAAGACGCACGTGTGAGCAGGAAGAATTTCATCTGTCACAGTCAGTGATTTAAATTACTCCAGCCTAATGATTAAACCTCTACAAGGCTACGATGCTGTTACTCTCACTGGTTGACAACATTTTCAGGTAATTAGAGCTCTCACTGCTTCGGCCTACTGTTAcacacatctgaaaaaaaacaacctactTCTCAAAACCGTTCAGGAGGGAGATAACGGCAAACTACTGTAGCAGTATATTTAGGGTGTATAATGAAAGAATTACGTAGTTAATATTCACTGCCACTGCACCTCTGAAAATTAGGTGCACTAGGTTTAGGATTTTCTTACACAACTAAcctaaaatgaaaatacttcAGCTTAGTCGATGTTGGACAATAGGCAGAAAACGAAGCTTAAACGTTGCGGATGCTTTGATGGCCAGAAAATGTAGCGTTGGAGGATTTGCATGCACTGCATGCATGTTTTTCTCAACTGAGAAGGTAACTAATTTTATGTGatgctttcctttttaattaCAAATGGTGAAGAAAATtgctgaaattgttttctttgcttcttgATATACAAGTCAAACCATTAGAGTTGCACAGATCTGAAATTAATAGAAGTTGAAGGATTAAAAGAGGAAAGCATCCAATTAAATGTTTTCGTTTTacgttttttaatgaaattgttCAGTCATACTTGTTATAGCTGGATTACTCCCAAAATGTATTCCATAACATTATGaaataataacttttaaaatgttttattgttttaaaacagcacAACCCAGGTAGtatatttcttaaaaacctCCTACAGTTGATTTCACTAGTTTAATGGTTACCAGTGCTGGTAATTCAGGAATGCCACATCATTTTGCACCCGCTATCAACGAGTAGCATCAATGCACTTGTTTTAGATTCACACATTGTACCTTGACTCTCAAAAGAACAGCTTATCATTCATTTGGTGAGCTTGCTTGCACGAGTTTATTCCATAATGGCATTTTTCAGCatgtatatgtatttatttttttgtagctcgtttagaaaaaaaatacagtccATTGGAAGTGTgctggtttatttattgttgcttCCCAGTTTTATCATTCTACTATAAACATCGTCTTCCTATTTTGAGCTATAGATTTCCATTTTTAAGGCAATAAGCTTTAATACAGCACACCGGTCCCGTTATCTGACTGTTCTCACAACGCAAGTCATTAATCTGCATCAAATCGTTTTAACGTTTGTAAAATCAATAGGATTTTCTCAGGAATGAGCACATCCGAGCAGGCACCGCCACTTTTTCCTCACTGTACctaaaaagaaaccaaactgtGACCTCAGTGCTGAGGTGGATACCGAACCACGACTTTGTTTTTCAACCATTCCACCCAAAATACACCTGGTGCCATTGAAAAGAAACACtgaggaattttattttattttttatttttttggtctaCCAGTGTATCCGCTAAACTTAACATAAGTGTGATCATGAAGTGAGTGTACATTAAATTGCGCTAATACCTCCTTAAATGGCTTGGAAGAATGGAAACTGCTGTTTGTTGCCTTTGGTAATTACTATTCAATCTCTGGtttgttctctgtttttggGCCTTAAGTCTCTTCCTTGACTCGACCTGTAACCCTTCAGTTATCTTGcctttattttgtacattaatTGCCTTCTTTTATGTTAAGcatttgcttcttttcttttggccATTCATGTAGACTTATCAGGAATTTATAGCTGGAAACAGCATCCTCTAGTGTCCACATGGTGACTTTTTTTATCATGTATAACTGTGTGACTGAAGTgctttatttatatgtttattagGTGAAATCAACTGAGCATGTATGCTCATAAAACAGGTCAGTAATAACTTAAGCATTAAAACAGGTATCCACTGTATAAATAGACATAAAATGACTCTACATGAGAATCGAATTTcaatatttagattatttttattggtgTCAAACCGAAAGACGTTTCAAAACTGATACTGTGATTTGAGATTGTATTTTCACAGTTTGAATTTTGCTTAATATTCCTAAATGCTGCAgtgcagttatttattttctcattttccctcACCAAGTAACCCTtcactttgtaaaataaaaaaaacacttatatTTCTCCACACCTCAAAATCCCCTTACCATATTATACACTGTACTAAATGAGATGTTTTGCAGCTTTCAGGTGATATCGCATTCTTTTCTGTTGAAGCCTGTATGACAACATTTTCAGTACAATAACAGCCTTCTCAGAAAACACTGATGGACTGTACACGTAAACAAAGTCCTTTTAACACTGTTAGCACTCACTTTTGCACAGACAGCTTCACACTAATGCAGTTCACAGTGATCATTGGAAGGCTAAAGGCAGGgctgttttgtttaaagtgAATGTAAGTgtgcaacaaatgaaaatagatCTGTGGGAATAGTAACACGTTTGtaaagccaaaagaaaaaagaaaactgattaaTCTTTTCTAAGAATTTCAGATCAGTACCAGTTTTGATTCAaactcttttttccccctttaatctgattttaattttatgaaacacttaaaaaaaagacaaagatccgAGGATTTGCTTTGCAAACTTTTTGTTTagctacatatttttaatagactttagattttctttctccCAAGTTCCTAAAGGCCTTGCCACCCCTACTTCCCTATCCCCACTTTATGATTTCTtagaatattttgattttattatattttaataaaaaaaaagaaaaaaaaaagaaaaaaaatgactgtaaaatctgtttgaaataCAGTTTCCAAGTATCAATCCAATGTTTTACCTCAGCACTCAGAAGGCAGTATTGAGATTTTCAGAAACCAGTTTATTGAAATGTGGGTTAGATcaaagaaatggtcaaaatattGTACATGGTTGTTGGTTTCAACAGTTTTCCTGGACTTACTGATGAAGGGATTTTTCTCAAAGTTTTTTCGTTTTCCAATAGGATATGCTCTGGGACAAAATGCCATTGTTgacaagaaattaaattttcttaGAAATAGTATTCTTTTTTgttgattaaatgaaaaatataactaAGATATGCATGCTTTTGATAAGAGTAATCATATATAATATTATTAACCAGTGTTTCTCATCAGATAAAAATGAATCCTTCTGGCTCTGACATGATGTTACTTTAAGGTACTCTGACTGAATTTCTGCCTCTCAAGGTGGAAGTAGCTATTCTGTTTTCTGGTTGGTGTTTAGAGGTTGACATCATCCCTTTTCAGAAATGGACTTTGTAAATACAGGAGAACTGCTGTTTTTATGCCACAAGGGGGCGCCTTCATTCAAGAGAAAAAGTGGGGAGCACCAATAACATTATACCTCTTTTTTCTACAGTAGCATTTCAGAAAGTTTTGATATAATAGAAAAGTCAGCTTAGATACTTATACTAGAAACGCTGAATTCAGCTgtaagttttcttttgtttaaggGGTTTAACTTATTCGGATAATAAAAGTTCAGTTGTGAAGTTGTGGTAAATGAATGCTAACATGGAGATCTGTTCAACTAGTTAATTAATTCAGGTTAAGAACTCGGTGTTGCTTTCATCCTATTTTACAggcatttcttcctttttatactcagct contains:
- the znf618 gene encoding zinc finger protein 618 isoform X3, with the protein product MSAPEAPNPGKEQAESGNGNAATDPSTAASSTPPTVAVKKEPGISEKSNGKVGDANPAEICVVIGGKDGGSSGGGTRRAQTEGMFALGTPPPTKSTDSCIGSYVCAVCGKKYKYYNCFQTHVRAHRESESMVGDGLPQTPNSSFRYSCDICGKKYKYYSCFQEHRDLHAVDDPYEQVVLPVDGLKEEEPIEPYQKIGPKTGSYVCEFCGKQYKYFNPYQEHVALHTPLGSFDLKTSRVQECGTLDMSKFSHSQASKIKSLSKALSNSPFRRKLESAIQTSLVDTNSSQNSSAGTPSPLVATTFSTSQKPYTCGACGIQFQFYNNLLEHMQSHAADNENHTKGDSPKTSSASGPQEQLWRGSQAQAHPSVKIQIQPQSISQRNHTLSQNNGLPEKERQQVAERLLRVMCSDLNMLNVLNSKDFLKLAQTLVDTGARHGAYSTRDALGNMSALALRQLPRMYNQVKVKVTCALGSNASLGIAVTCHSQTSGPDACYVLTAYQVEGSRLKRYVLGVREAELREGPEQIHHWVQNVLSEFVMSDIRTVYVSEPRLWAAGFAGSPLGSGGRGRICLRCAGCSLGAVVQAVLGKRSLQARGLHELAELLSTCRDIASSSTLALREEQCFNSSTSTTEESTQGSPAQCPTPPCWERMAEALLQVHAHFEHICEAYGRSKSTAPLLQGLNKHLLSTLACLLAPLRLAALELSSQRRPTLQQVLPVYLRLEKFFTSKAGEAGTGTASKLCHYFLEALKENFKVERAHQVAMVLDPQLKLRSVPAYQHEDIISRACEMAAETRDGNLSGGGGSSGEERDGDGPPTPKISRVEGAGNNGGPSRGSSLVSGNDEGPGQVRQEIFQYLAEPLVQGTPDLFQYWSSTVSEKFPRLARLALWLLAVPAVGIRSECVTVCEQSLAMKRRQQVTAEEMNKLIFLRSNMG
- the znf618 gene encoding zinc finger protein 618 isoform X6; the encoded protein is MSAPEAPNPGKEQAESGNGNAATDPSTAASSTPPTVAVKKEPGISEKSNGKVGDANPAEICVVIGGKDGGSSGGGTRRAQTEGMFALGTPPPTKSTDSCIGSYVCAVCGKKYKYYNCFQTHVRAHRESESMVGDGLPQTPNSSFRYSCDICGKKYKYYSCFQEHRDLHAVDDPYEQVVLPVDGLKEEEPIEPYQKIGPKTGSYVCEFCGKQYKYFNPYQEHVALHTPLDTFVVGSFDLKTSRVQECGTLDMSKFSHSQASKIKSLSKALSNSPFRRKLESAIQTSLVDTNSSQNSSAGTPSPLVATTFSTSQTDNENHTKGDSPKTSSASGPQEQLWRGSQAQAHPSVKIQIQPQSISQRNHTLSQNNGLPEKERQQVAERLLRVMCSDLNMLNVLNSKDFLKLAQTLVDTGARHGAYSTRDALGNMSALALRQLPRMYNQVKVKVTCALGSNASLGIAVTCHSQTSGPDACYVLTAYQVEGSRLKRYVLGVREAELREGPEQIHHWVQNVLSEFVMSDIRTVYVSEPRLWAAGFAGSPLGSGGRGRICLRCAGCSLGAVVQAVLGKRSLQARGLHELAELLSTCRDIASSSTLALREEQCFNSSTSTTEESTQGSPAQCPTPPCWERMAEALLQVHAHFEHICEAYGRSKSTAPLLQGLNKHLLSTLACLLAPLRLAALELSSQRRPTLQQVLPVYLRLEKFFTSKAGEAGTGTASKLCHYFLEALKENFKVERAHQVAMVLDPQLKLRSVPAYQHEDIISRACEMAAETRDGNLSGGGGSSGEERDGDGPPTPKISRVEGAGNNGGPSRGSSLVSGNDEGPGQVRQEIFQYLAEPLVQGTPDLFQYWSSTVSEKFPRLARLALWLLAVPAVGIRSECVTVCEQSLAMKRRQQVTAEEMNKLIFLRSNMG
- the znf618 gene encoding zinc finger protein 618 isoform X8, which produces MSAPEAPNPGKEQAESGNGNAATDPSTAASSTPPTVAVKKEPGISEKSNGKVGDANPAEICVVIGGKDGGSSGGGTRRAQTEGSYVCAVCGKKYKYYNCFQTHVRAHRGSFRYSCDICGKKYKYYSCFQEHRDLHAVDDPYEQVVLPVDGLKEEEPIEPYQKIGPKTGSYVCEFCGKQYKYFNPYQEHVALHTPLDTFVVGSFDLKTSRVQECGTLDMSKFSHSQASKIKSLSKALSNSPFRRKLESAIQTSLVDTNSSQNSSAGTPSPLVATTFSTSQKPYTCGACGIQFQFYNNLLEHMQSHAADNENHTKGDSPKTSSASGPQEQLWRGSQAQAHPSVKIQIQPQSISQRNHTLSQNNGLPEKERQQVAERLLRVMCSDLNMLNVLNSKDFLKLAQTLVDTGARHGAYSTRDALGNMSALALRQLPRMYNQVKVKVTCALGSNASLGIAVTCHSQTSGPDACYVLTAYQVEGSRLKRYVLGVREAELREGPEQIHHWVQNVLSEFVMSDIRTVYVSEPRLWAAGFAGSPLGSGGRGRICLRCAGCSLGAVVQAVLGKRSLQARGLHELAELLSTCRDIASSSTLALREEQCFNSSTSTTEESTQGSPAQCPTPPCWERMAEALLQVHAHFEHICEAYGRSKSTAPLLQGLNKHLLSTLACLLAPLRLAALELSSQRRPTLQQVLPVYLRLEKFFTSKAGEAGTGTASKLCHYFLEALKENFKVERAHQVAMVLDPQLKLRSVPAYQHEDIISRACEMAAETRDGNLSGGGGSSGEERDGDGPPTPKISRVEGAGNNGGPSRGSSLVSGNDEGPGQVRQEIFQYLAEPLVQGTPDLFQYWSSTVSEKFPRLARLALWLLAVPAVGIRSECVTVCEQSLAMKRRQQVTAEEMNKLIFLRSNMG
- the znf618 gene encoding zinc finger protein 618 isoform X1, with protein sequence MSAPEAPNPGKEQAESGNGNAATDPSTAASSTPPTVAVKKEPGISEKSNGKVGDANPAEICVVIGGKDGGSSGGGTRRAQTEGMFALGTPPPTKSTDSCIGSYVCAVCGKKYKYYNCFQTHVRAHRESESMVGDGLPQTPNSSFRYSCDICGKKYKYYSCFQEHRDLHAVDDPYEQVVLPVDGLKEEEPIEPYQKIGPKTGSYVCEFCGKQYKYFNPYQEHVALHTPLDTFVVGSFDLKTSRVQECGTLDMSKFSHSQASKIKSLSKALSNSPFRRKLESAIQTSLVDTNSSQNSSAGTPSPLVATTFSTSQKPYTCGACGIQFQFYNNLLEHMQSHAADNENHTKGDSPKTSSASGPQEQLWRGSQAQAHPSVKIQIQPQSISQRNHTLSQNNGLPEKERQQVAERLLRVMCSDLNMLNVLNSKDFLKLAQTLVDTGARHGAYSTRDALGNMSALALRQLPRMYNQVKVKVTCALGSNASLGIAVTCHSQTSGPDACYVLTAYQVEGSRLKRYVLGVREAELREGPEQIHHWVQNVLSEFVMSDIRTVYVSEPRLWAAGFAGSPLGSGGRGRICLRCAGCSLGAVVQAVLGKRSLQARGLHELAELLSTCRDIASSSTLALREEQCFNSSTSTTEESTQGSPAQCPTPPCWERMAEALLQVHAHFEHICEAYGRSKSTAPLLQGLNKHLLSTLACLLAPLRLAALELSSQRRPTLQQVLPVYLRLEKFFTSKAGEAGTGTASKLCHYFLEALKENFKVERAHQVAMVLDPQLKLRSVPAYQHEDIISRACEMAAETRDGNLSGGGGSSGEERDGDGPPTPKISRVEGAGNNGGPSRGSSLVSGNDEGPGQVRQEIFQYLAEPLVQGTPDLFQYWSSTVSEKFPRLARLALWLLAVPAVGIRSECVTVCEQSLAMKRRQQVTAEEMNKLIFLRSNMG